The proteins below come from a single Zhouia spongiae genomic window:
- a CDS encoding AIR synthase related protein, with protein sequence MSSEISKRYSQRGVSASKEDVHNAIKNVDKGLFPKAFCKIVPDYLTADEDYCLIMHADGAGTKSSLAYLYWKETGDVSVWKGIAQDALIMNIDDLLCVGAVDNILLSSTIGRNKNLIPGEVISAIINGTEELIAELKGYGVEIHSTGGETADVGDLVRTIIVDSTVTARMKRKDVIDNANIREGDVIVGLASYGTASYEKEYNGGMGSNGLTSARHDVFHKYLAEKYPESFDAAVPGNLVYSGGVKLTDTVKGSPVDAGKLVLSPTRTYAPIIKKILSEYDAEDIHGMIHCSGGAQTKILHFIDNLHIVKDNMFEMPPLFKLIQEQSKTDWKEMYQVFNCGHRMELYVKESVARNLIDISESFGVEAKIVGRVEASDSKKLTIKSEYGIFEY encoded by the coding sequence ATGAGTTCTGAAATAAGTAAAAGATATAGTCAAAGGGGAGTTTCTGCTTCCAAAGAGGATGTGCACAACGCGATTAAAAATGTAGATAAAGGGTTGTTTCCTAAAGCTTTCTGTAAAATAGTTCCTGATTATTTAACGGCAGATGAAGATTATTGTTTGATCATGCATGCTGATGGTGCCGGTACCAAAAGTTCGTTGGCATACTTGTATTGGAAGGAAACGGGAGATGTTTCTGTGTGGAAAGGAATTGCTCAGGATGCCTTAATAATGAATATTGATGATCTATTGTGTGTGGGTGCGGTTGATAATATCTTGCTTTCTTCAACGATTGGGAGGAATAAGAATTTAATCCCTGGAGAGGTGATCTCGGCAATAATCAATGGTACGGAAGAGTTGATAGCTGAGCTTAAGGGGTATGGAGTGGAGATTCATTCAACAGGAGGGGAAACGGCCGATGTGGGAGATCTCGTGCGTACAATTATAGTGGACTCAACGGTTACTGCCAGGATGAAACGAAAAGATGTTATAGATAACGCCAATATTAGAGAGGGAGATGTGATCGTTGGCCTGGCTTCATACGGAACAGCTTCATACGAAAAGGAATACAATGGAGGAATGGGGTCGAATGGTCTGACATCGGCAAGACACGATGTGTTTCATAAGTATTTGGCGGAAAAATACCCTGAAAGTTTTGATGCAGCTGTGCCGGGGAATCTGGTTTATTCAGGAGGTGTTAAGCTTACTGATACTGTTAAGGGTAGTCCGGTTGATGCAGGCAAATTGGTTCTGTCGCCGACCCGGACTTATGCTCCGATAATTAAAAAGATATTGTCTGAATATGATGCTGAAGATATTCATGGAATGATCCATTGTAGTGGTGGAGCACAAACTAAAATCCTTCACTTTATAGATAACCTGCATATTGTTAAAGATAATATGTTTGAAATGCCTCCTTTGTTTAAATTGATACAGGAACAGTCAAAAACTGACTGGAAAGAAATGTATCAGGTGTTTAACTGTGGGCACAGAATGGAGTTGTATGTAAAAGAATCGGTGGCCCGCAATCTTATTGATATCTCTGAATCTTTTGGGGTTGAAGCAAAAATTGTTGGGAGAGTGGAAGCATCGGATAGTAAAAAACTGACTATTAAAAGTGAGTATGGTATTTTCGAGTATTAG
- a CDS encoding adenosylcobalamin-dependent ribonucleoside-diphosphate reductase — protein MNTTKAAMPGTTYSQDEAYQASLKYFKGDDLAARVWVNKYALKDSQGNIYESTPDEMHRRIAKEIARIESKYPNPMSEDEVYQLIKDFKYIVPQGSPMAGIGNPFQIASLSNCFVIGNEGMSDSYGGIMKVDQEQVQLMKRRGGVGHDLSHIRPKGSPVKNSALTSTGLVPFMERFSNSTREVAQDGRRGALMLSVAINHPDAEDFIDAKMEQGKVTGANVSVRIDDKFMKAVESDGIYTQKFPVYSDDPKVTVNIKAKVLWDKIVHNAWKSAEPGILFWDTIIRESVPDCYEDLGYKTISTNPCGEIPLCPYDSCRLLAINLFSYVKHPFTNKASFDFKLFKKHVAFAQQIMDDIIDLELEKIDAILSKIDADPESDEVKLVERNLWMNIRTKAKEGRRTGIGITAEGDMLAALGLQYGSDKAVNFSVEVHKTIAIEAYRASVMTAKDRGAFGIFDAEREKDNPFILRLKQADEKLYYEMLEYGRRNIALLTIAPTGTTSLMTQTSSGIEPVFLPVYKRRRKVNPNDKDVRVDFVDEVGDSWEEYTVFHHRFKQWMEVNRHSTEKNYTQEELNKLVKKSPYYKATSNDVDWLNKVHLQGAVQKWVDHSISVTINMPNDVSEELVGKLYLEAWKSGCKGVTVYRDGSRSGVLISNDENKEDEQDTLTHFPTKRPQTLEADVVRFQNNKEKWIAFMGLIDEKPYEIFTGLADDEDGIHIPRWVEDGLIIKNKDDQGNSRYDFQYQNKRGYKTTIEGLSQKFDPEFWNYAKLISSTLRHGMPIEKVVDLINSLQLDNESINTWKNGVARALKRYVPDGTEINGQKCANCGGKNLIYQEGCLTCKDCGSSKCG, from the coding sequence ATGAATACAACAAAGGCTGCTATGCCCGGTACCACCTATTCTCAAGATGAAGCATACCAGGCTTCGTTAAAATATTTTAAAGGAGATGATCTGGCTGCCCGGGTTTGGGTCAATAAGTATGCTTTAAAAGATTCACAGGGGAACATTTATGAATCAACCCCGGACGAAATGCATCGAAGAATTGCAAAGGAAATTGCAAGAATCGAATCGAAATATCCAAATCCGATGTCAGAGGACGAGGTCTATCAGCTTATTAAGGATTTTAAATATATAGTGCCACAAGGCAGTCCTATGGCAGGAATTGGTAATCCTTTTCAGATAGCATCCCTTTCTAATTGTTTTGTAATTGGTAATGAAGGAATGTCGGATTCCTATGGAGGAATAATGAAGGTTGATCAGGAACAGGTGCAATTGATGAAGCGCCGCGGGGGTGTAGGACACGATTTGTCTCATATTCGTCCGAAGGGTTCGCCTGTAAAAAATTCAGCTTTGACATCTACCGGTCTGGTCCCTTTTATGGAGCGTTTTTCGAACTCTACGCGTGAAGTGGCGCAAGATGGCAGGCGAGGTGCTTTGATGTTGTCCGTGGCTATAAACCATCCTGATGCTGAAGACTTTATTGATGCCAAAATGGAGCAGGGGAAAGTAACCGGAGCAAATGTGTCAGTCCGGATAGACGACAAATTTATGAAGGCAGTAGAGTCTGATGGTATCTATACGCAAAAGTTTCCGGTATATAGCGATGATCCGAAGGTAACCGTCAATATTAAAGCGAAGGTACTTTGGGATAAAATAGTACATAATGCATGGAAATCAGCGGAGCCGGGAATCTTGTTTTGGGATACGATTATCAGGGAGTCTGTTCCGGACTGTTATGAAGATTTGGGGTACAAGACGATCTCTACAAACCCATGCGGGGAAATACCGCTTTGTCCTTATGATTCTTGTCGCTTGCTGGCAATTAATTTGTTTTCATATGTGAAGCACCCGTTTACGAATAAAGCTTCCTTTGATTTTAAACTGTTTAAAAAACACGTGGCTTTTGCTCAACAGATTATGGATGATATTATTGATCTGGAGCTCGAGAAAATCGATGCTATTTTATCGAAAATTGATGCCGATCCGGAGAGTGATGAGGTGAAACTTGTTGAGCGAAATCTGTGGATGAATATCCGGACAAAAGCAAAAGAGGGAAGAAGAACGGGAATAGGAATCACGGCCGAAGGTGATATGCTGGCTGCACTCGGGTTGCAGTACGGGAGCGATAAGGCGGTAAATTTTTCTGTGGAAGTTCATAAAACCATAGCCATCGAGGCTTATAGAGCTTCTGTTATGACGGCCAAGGACCGCGGGGCATTCGGTATTTTTGATGCCGAAAGAGAAAAAGACAATCCGTTTATTTTGCGCCTGAAGCAGGCTGATGAAAAGCTGTATTATGAAATGTTGGAGTACGGAAGAAGAAATATCGCCTTGTTGACAATAGCTCCGACAGGCACAACAAGTTTAATGACCCAAACGTCTTCGGGAATAGAGCCGGTATTTTTGCCTGTATATAAAAGAAGGAGAAAAGTAAATCCGAACGACAAAGATGTTCGTGTGGATTTCGTGGATGAGGTCGGAGACTCCTGGGAAGAGTATACCGTATTCCATCACCGGTTTAAACAATGGATGGAGGTTAACAGGCATAGTACGGAAAAGAACTATACCCAGGAAGAATTGAACAAACTTGTAAAGAAATCGCCGTATTATAAAGCGACTTCTAATGATGTGGATTGGCTGAATAAGGTCCATCTGCAGGGAGCTGTTCAGAAATGGGTAGACCATTCCATCAGTGTTACGATCAATATGCCGAATGATGTTTCTGAAGAATTGGTGGGCAAGCTCTACCTGGAAGCCTGGAAGTCGGGCTGTAAGGGGGTAACGGTTTATAGAGACGGATCCCGTTCGGGGGTATTGATCTCTAATGATGAGAACAAGGAAGACGAACAAGATACATTGACTCATTTTCCGACAAAAAGACCGCAGACATTGGAGGCTGATGTAGTACGTTTTCAGAATAATAAAGAAAAATGGATAGCGTTCATGGGGCTTATTGATGAAAAACCCTATGAGATATTTACAGGATTGGCCGATGATGAAGATGGTATTCATATTCCAAGATGGGTTGAAGATGGTTTGATTATAAAGAACAAGGACGATCAGGGGAACTCCAGGTACGATTTCCAATACCAGAACAAAAGGGGGTACAAGACGACCATTGAAGGGTTGTCGCAAAAATTTGACCCAGAGTTTTGGAATTATGCAAAACTGATTTCCAGTACACTGAGGCATGGTATGCCTATAGAGAAAGTGGTCGATCTGATTAATAGTCTTCAGCTTGATAATGAGTCGATTAATACATGGAAGAACGGTGTGGCAAGAGCCTTGAAAAGATATGTGCCGGACGGAACCGAAATAAATGGGCAGAAATGTGCCAATTGCGGAGGCAAGAACTTGATATACCAGGAAGGTTGTTTAACATGTAAAGATTGTGGTTCTTCAAAGTGTGGATAA
- the prfA gene encoding peptide chain release factor 1, giving the protein MLERLNIVKQRFDEVSDLIIQPDIIADQKRYVQLNKEYKDLKEIADKREEYILLTGNIEEANEIIEDGSDPEMMEMAKMQLEEAKERLPQLEEEVKYMLIPKDPEDAKNAVVEIRAGTGGDEASIFAGDLHRLYTKYCQNKGWSVNVVDFNEGTSGGFKEVIFEVNGEDVYGTLKFEAGVHRVQRVPQTETQGRVHTSAATVMVLPEAEEFDVELDMSEVRIERTTSTGPGGQSVNTTYSAIKLHHEPTGIIVSCQDEKSQHKNLEKAMKVLRSRLYERELQKKMEADSAKRKSMVSSGDRSAKIRTYNYPQGRVTDHRIGLTLYDLSNIMDGDIQKFIDELQLVENTEKLKESDVF; this is encoded by the coding sequence ATGTTAGAAAGATTAAACATAGTTAAACAACGGTTTGATGAGGTTTCGGATCTCATTATTCAGCCGGATATCATAGCCGATCAAAAGCGTTATGTTCAACTGAATAAGGAATATAAAGACCTTAAGGAGATAGCGGATAAGCGTGAGGAATATATTTTGCTTACCGGAAATATTGAAGAAGCTAATGAAATTATCGAAGACGGCAGTGATCCTGAGATGATGGAAATGGCGAAAATGCAATTGGAAGAAGCTAAAGAAAGACTTCCTCAGCTGGAAGAAGAGGTAAAATATATGCTCATTCCGAAAGATCCTGAAGATGCTAAAAATGCAGTAGTGGAAATTCGTGCTGGAACAGGAGGAGATGAGGCATCAATTTTTGCAGGAGACCTTCACAGATTATATACCAAGTATTGCCAGAATAAAGGATGGAGTGTAAATGTAGTCGATTTTAATGAAGGAACATCAGGCGGGTTTAAAGAAGTGATCTTTGAGGTCAATGGAGAAGATGTGTATGGAACGCTCAAATTTGAGGCCGGGGTGCATCGTGTACAGCGTGTACCGCAGACGGAGACCCAGGGGAGGGTTCATACCAGTGCAGCAACCGTAATGGTATTGCCGGAAGCCGAAGAGTTTGATGTGGAACTCGATATGAGTGAAGTCCGGATTGAAAGAACTACATCAACCGGGCCGGGAGGGCAGAGTGTGAATACTACCTATTCGGCAATTAAGCTTCACCACGAGCCAACGGGGATTATCGTTAGTTGTCAGGATGAAAAATCCCAGCATAAGAACCTTGAAAAAGCAATGAAGGTCTTACGTTCAAGATTGTATGAGCGTGAGCTTCAAAAGAAAATGGAGGCCGATTCCGCCAAACGTAAAAGTATGGTATCCAGTGGAGACAGAAGTGCCAAGATCAGGACTTATAACTATCCGCAGGGACGAGTTACCGATCACCGAATCGGTTTGACACTGTACGACCTCTCTAATATTATGGACGGGGATATACAGAAGTTTATCGATGAGCTGCAATTGGTAGAAAACACAGAAAAACTAAAAGAATCAGACGTTTTTTAA
- the pyrF gene encoding orotidine-5'-phosphate decarboxylase, producing MTTEQLVKQIKSKKSFLCVGLDADLTKIPQHLLNAEDPVFEFNKAIVDATHHVAVSYKPNIAFFEAYGIEGWKSLKKTIDYINEKYPEIFTIADAKRGDIGNTSKMYAKAFFEDLDFDSITVAPYMGKDSVEPFLGFEEKHTILLALTSNEGAFDFQTKTVDGKELYKQVLEISKTWVNSQNLMYVVGATKAEYLADIRSIVPDSFLLVPGVGAQGGSLLEVCKYGMTGNVGLLVNSSRGIIYASNESDFAEAAKAEAERLQKQMQDIMIDAGI from the coding sequence ATGACAACAGAGCAACTTGTTAAACAGATAAAGAGTAAAAAATCATTTTTGTGTGTAGGGCTGGATGCAGATCTTACCAAGATCCCGCAGCATCTATTAAATGCAGAAGATCCTGTTTTTGAATTCAACAAAGCAATAGTCGATGCCACCCATCATGTAGCTGTTTCCTATAAGCCGAATATTGCATTTTTCGAAGCCTATGGGATCGAAGGGTGGAAGTCCTTAAAAAAGACGATAGATTATATAAATGAAAAATATCCTGAAATATTTACCATAGCTGATGCGAAGCGGGGCGACATAGGCAATACGTCTAAGATGTATGCAAAGGCTTTTTTTGAAGATCTTGACTTTGACAGTATTACAGTGGCGCCTTATATGGGGAAGGATTCTGTAGAGCCTTTTTTGGGTTTTGAGGAAAAACATACCATATTGCTGGCATTAACATCGAATGAAGGGGCTTTCGATTTTCAGACAAAAACAGTAGATGGAAAGGAGTTGTACAAACAGGTATTGGAAATATCTAAGACCTGGGTTAACAGTCAAAATTTAATGTATGTTGTCGGGGCAACCAAGGCTGAATATTTAGCTGACATACGAAGTATAGTCCCAGACAGTTTTTTGCTGGTTCCCGGTGTAGGGGCGCAAGGAGGCAGTTTGTTAGAGGTCTGTAAATATGGAATGACAGGCAATGTTGGACTATTGGTGAATTCGTCAAGAGGGATCATCTATGCTTCAAATGAGAGTGATTTTGCTGAAGCAGCGAAAGCTGAAGCGGAACGACTTCAAAAGCAAATGCAGGATATTATGATCGATGCAGGTATTTAA
- a CDS encoding ABC transporter substrate-binding protein, protein MQVFKDQIGRTISLERTPDRIVSLVPSQTELLCDLGLANQIVGLTRFCVHPSYIKSKKTIVGGTKQIRIKKIAALDPDIICCNKEENTREMVLGLEQIAPVHVSDIYTVSDSLALMKQYGEIFDRIEVAAGLVEEIEQEYNNFLSFASSQPVLKVGYFIWKDPWMVAAGNTFINHLLEVNNFQNVFSGLERYPEISIEDFKKAETPDIIFLSSEPYPFKEEHLAEMEKTFPESKVMLVDGEYFSWYGSRLKKAFGYFRDLRSEI, encoded by the coding sequence ATGCAGGTATTTAAAGATCAGATCGGAAGGACAATTTCGCTTGAGCGAACCCCGGATCGTATAGTTTCTCTGGTGCCGTCTCAAACAGAATTGCTTTGTGACCTGGGGCTTGCAAACCAGATCGTCGGGCTGACAAGGTTTTGTGTACATCCCTCATATATAAAAAGTAAAAAAACGATAGTCGGAGGGACCAAACAAATACGGATAAAAAAAATAGCTGCTCTTGATCCGGATATAATTTGCTGTAATAAGGAGGAAAATACCAGAGAAATGGTACTGGGGTTAGAGCAAATAGCTCCGGTGCACGTATCAGATATTTATACAGTTTCAGATAGTCTGGCACTAATGAAGCAATACGGAGAAATATTTGATCGTATTGAAGTGGCTGCCGGATTGGTAGAAGAGATAGAGCAGGAATACAATAACTTTCTTTCTTTTGCGTCATCACAGCCGGTGCTAAAAGTGGGTTATTTTATATGGAAAGACCCGTGGATGGTTGCCGCAGGCAATACATTCATAAATCATCTTCTTGAAGTAAACAATTTTCAGAATGTGTTCTCCGGCCTTGAGAGGTACCCTGAGATCAGTATTGAAGATTTTAAAAAGGCTGAAACCCCCGATATTATTTTTCTTTCTTCAGAGCCATATCCCTTTAAAGAAGAGCATTTGGCAGAGATGGAAAAAACATTCCCAGAAAGCAAGGTAATGCTGGTTGATGGGGAGTATTTCTCGTGGTACGGATCGAGGTTGAAAAAAGCATTTGGTTATTTCAGAGATTTGCGTAGTGAGATCTAA
- a CDS encoding DUF4197 domain-containing protein has translation MKKLIAVFLLLTTYSCAELQQVVNQLPGTGLSNDQIALGLKEALNQGIDRQVSRLTEKDGFFKNELVKIVLPDELQKVDNTLRKIGLSGLADEGLKVLNRAAENAVKEATPIFVDAVKEMTFNDAKNILLGADNAATLYLENKTSSELYGKFNPVIKSSLDNVGATQIWSKIIDKYNSLPLTTPVNPDLPDYVTNEAMDGVFTMIAFEENKIRKNVSSRSTAVLQQVFALQD, from the coding sequence ATGAAAAAACTAATCGCTGTATTTTTACTTCTGACAACATATAGTTGTGCCGAACTGCAACAAGTAGTCAATCAACTTCCCGGCACCGGCTTGAGCAATGATCAAATTGCCCTTGGACTTAAGGAGGCTTTGAACCAGGGAATAGACAGACAGGTTTCCAGGCTTACTGAAAAAGACGGTTTTTTTAAAAATGAGCTGGTAAAGATCGTCCTTCCTGACGAACTGCAGAAAGTTGATAACACTTTACGTAAAATAGGATTGTCCGGCCTTGCCGACGAAGGATTAAAAGTATTAAACCGTGCCGCTGAAAATGCTGTGAAAGAGGCTACCCCTATTTTCGTTGATGCTGTAAAAGAAATGACTTTCAACGATGCTAAGAACATACTGCTGGGCGCTGACAACGCCGCTACCCTTTATCTCGAAAACAAAACAAGCAGCGAGTTATACGGTAAATTCAACCCCGTAATAAAAAGCTCTCTAGACAATGTTGGTGCTACTCAGATCTGGAGCAAGATCATCGACAAATACAACTCTCTTCCTTTAACCACCCCTGTTAACCCTGATCTTCCTGATTATGTAACCAATGAAGCTATGGATGGGGTTTTTACCATGATTGCTTTTGAAGAAAATAAAATCAGAAAAAATGTTTCTTCAAGATCAACAGCTGTACTGCAACAAGTATTTGCTTTACAAGATTAA